TTATAGATCTCCGCCCCCGAACTTTGATTCACATAATCCCTCTTTGAAATAGGAACGACACGGGTTTGACAACCTGTCACAAGAAAAGAGCTTAGTATGATGACAACTTGCAGCTTCATTGCATCACCTCGACCGTTCGTCCTTGGCTGACGCGACCCTCAACAGTTTTTTTCGAATGAGCCAAGCGAATATTAATGAGATCACCTTTTCGGCCTGACTTCAGAGCTTTCCCTTTGGTTCGAACTGCTAGAGTACCTTGATTCATGAGAACATCCACTAGTTGACCACGTCTGACCAAGTAGGGAATTTCGACAAACTGAGCACGCATGGTTTCTCCCTGAGACACAGCTCGCCTGACTCGCTTTCCTAAAAGCCCCTCCAAATCCTTGATGACATGCCTTCCCGTTGGCACCCATTGAAATTCGAAATCTGTTTCCTTAAGTACCATGCCAGGCACTAACGGCCTAGAAGCCACTGGAACGAGCTGTTGAAATTCAAAGCGCGGCATCACTCTTATTGACTGCCGGGAGGTTTGTCCATCTTTTGAAATTGTCGCCAGGGCGAGCAGTTGTTTTGACAATTGACGGTAGAGTTCACCAGACTGGACAGCTTTAGGGATTTCTTCTATTCCTTGAAAATCCCAGGCGATGAATCCTGGGCGAAGTTTTATGTCGTTGCGATATCGCAAGCTTTGCACCGTAGCTCTGACATTTAATGATTCTAGCTTTTGATTGATCTGTGCTTCTAGAGATCCTTGCAAGTCCTCATTCTTAAGATCCTGAAAAGCAGCCTGAACTTTGACATGATCCTGACCGCCTTGCAGCATGATAAGCTGATCGGGGAACTCACTCTCTAAGGCGCTTCGGATCGTTGCCCAATCGATAGTTTGATGAAACCCGGGCTTTGGTGAAGATGTAATGAGAATGGAGGCTGCATCCTGGCAAAGCTGCTGGTATCCTCGGCACCCAGCAACATCGCCAAGGTAGATATAGTCAGAGTTCACTTCTGTTACAGCTTTTAGCTGAATATTGATAGGCACTCTCACTTGAGGAGCCGTATTCTCGTACACCACCGAGACTGGTTTCGCTTCATACAAGTCAGCGATATTCTGCCCGTAGCAAATTACAGGCATCCCTAGAAGAATCACGGCTAGCTTAGCAAAGTTCATAAGGCTTACCTTATATTGTTGGTCTGCTGAAGCATTTGATCACCTGTTTGAATGACTTTTGAGTTGATCTCATAGGCTCTTTGCCCCGAAATCATATTCACCATTTCTTCAACAATGTTCACGTTCGAGCCTTCCAACTCCCCTTGACCAATGCGCCCAAAACCTTGGGTATTTGGCTCGGCAACGATTGGAGCCCCACTGGCCGGTGTGGCCCCAAATAAGTTGCGTCCCTGAGCATCTAAGCCTGTAGGATTCACAAAGTTAGCGAGAAGAATTTGCCCGAGTTCTTCTGTTTGATCTGCTATTCGTGCACTCACGTTACCATCCATTCCGATGTGAATTTTATTATGAGGAACTCTCTCTGGAACAGTTATGACGGGAACGAGCGGAAATCCATCGGATGTTACAATGCGGCCTGTATTGTCGATGCGAAAGCTACCGTCACGGGTATAGGCAATACTACCATCGTCTTTTTGGATTCTGAAAAAGCCTTCTCCCTCAATCATTAAATCTGTTGGCTTGTTAGTGATGCGAATTGCACCCTCGTTAAACATCTTTTCAACTGATGAGACTTTCGATCCTGCACCAATTTGAATTCCGCTTGGAACTACTGTACCAGCTGTTGAGCTTTGCCCCGGAGCTCTTAGAGTTTGGTAAAGTAGGTCATGAAAATTTGCTCGTGAACGCTTGAACGCTGTCGTGTTCACGTTTGCTAAGTTATTGGAAATAGTATCGATGGTAATCTGCTGTGATTCCATTCCCGTCGCCGCTGTAAATAATGATCGCATCATAGCTGGGTACCCTTATGCTCTTACTTCGCCAAGTGAATTAGAGGTTTTATCCATCATCTGATCGTAGTTTGAGACGGCCTTTTGGTAGGCTTCGTAGGATCGATGACTAACAATTAACGCTGTTAAATTCTTGATTGGATTCACATTCGAACCCTCCAAAAAGCCTTGTTTTAGGGTTGCAGTCTCGCTTTGGCTCACATCATCCGCTGGCCCTCCGTAGAAGTAGTAGTTGTTACCAACTCTCTCCAACGCTTCAGGGCTTTTGAATTGATAGATCTGAATTCGGTCGATAAATTCACCGTCCTGATAGACCTCTCCCAGACGATTTACATGAAACTGGTTCGAACGAAGATAAACGACTCCCTTTTCGCCAAGTATCGGATCTCCCGCTTTGGATGCCAAAGCACCTTCTTGATTCAGGGTTAGGTCACCTGCCCGCTGAAACCGAATGCCTTCATTGGTCTGTACAGAAAACATGCCCTGACCTTCGATCATCAGATCCAGTTTGTTGTGAGTATTAATCGCTGGACCCTGAGTGAAGTCGGTTTCAATACCGGCAATACCCACATAGGATAGATCATTACCTTTCAGCGGCCCGACCTTATTCAGATCGACCTTAAAGTTTGCTGGTGGTAGCGGCGTCGGGTAATTTTTAAACGGCTCTGGATCTTGAAGCGTGAATGTTACATTATCGCCCTTAAAGCCAACTGTATTGACGTTGGCTAAGTTGTTCGACAATGTTTCCAACGCTCGTTCCTGAGCGATCGCCCCCGCTAATGGCGTGTATATATTCTTGAGCATCGTACTCCCTTGCGTCTTCCTACTTCAGCAGTAAAGTAGCAAGGAGTAGACCACCCACTGGATGAGTCATCTAAGTTATTTGATTAAAAAAGAGTTTTGCTAGAATTAATCGTCAGGACTCTGGCTGAAGCTAGGCAAGAAGAGCTTCCTAGAGTCAAAGACTTAACGAAATTCGTCAAGCCTATGGCTCCAAGCGACTGATCACCAACGCTCCAGCATTGCCGCCGAAGCCAAGTGAAAGCACAAGTGCATGCCTGAAGTCAGCTTGGAGCGGCAGGCTAGATTTTAGGTAGGGAAGTCGCGGCAGCTCTCCATGATGAAGGTGTTCTGACGCTAGAACGACCGAAGAGCCAGCGCTTGCCCCTAGCATATGGCCCGTAAGCCACTTATGAAATGTGATTGCTGGAGGACGATTGCCAAAAACGTGACGGATCGCATTCATCTCAGCTGCATCGCCTTTTTTTGTGCTCGCACCGTGACCAGCAATAAAATCAATGTCTTCGATCGAAAGATTCGCACTCACAAGTGCCCGCGTCATAGCCTTCTGCAAACCAGTCGCATTCTCTGATACCCCTGCAAGGCTTGCATGATCTGTTGCAGCACCATAGCCGGAGATTTTAGCAATAGCTCTCTGAGGCGAAGCCGTCAGCACCAGACATGCTGCACCACTGCTGAGAACCATTCCAGATCGATCCTCGCTCATCGGCCTATGAGGATAAGGGCACTCGGTAGATTTAGCCAAAACACGGGCACGACTCAATATTTCTTTAGTAAAGGGAGTCGTTGCATACTCCACTCCACCACAAACAGCCTCTGGCACTTGCCCACTCTTTATAAGCGCATAGGCAAGCCCGATCGCATGAAGGCTCGTGGAGCAGGCGGCAGACGTATAGAAATGCAAGCCATCCAGGCCAAACCATTTCGCAATGCATGAGGGAATCGAATTGGGTGTGGTGATTGGACTCGTATAAGCTGGCACTTGGTGACCCTGCCTGAATTCGTCAATGGCACTTTCCCATGATTCTGTAGGACCACGAGATGAACCCAAAACCACCGCAGAGGACGCATCCAAGCCGGCAGCTTCTTCAGCAGCCTCTTGGCAGCATAGGAGGGCGAGGACCGCAGTGGTATCCATGTGTCTCACCTGGCGGTGATCCCGTCTCATTTGCAAGAGGCGTTCTTCTGCTAAAGTTGGCAGTAGACCTAAACCATCGCGAAGGCTTTCTCTGAGCAGGTCTTGCCCTTCCAGCAACGCGTGCATGTGATTTGATAAATTTAGGCCGCCTGGCGAGATTAGCCCACGTCCTCTGATGAATACGTCCATAGTGCTCTCCCGCTCCCAACTTAGCGAAAGACTCGGGATTCGCAAACAGCTTTCTAAGGCTAGAGACTTCGTACAAGTTCAAGAGCGGCATTGGGGAACTGATTAGCCTGAGTCAAAACAGCGGTACCCGCCTGAAGCAGTATATTGGCTTTTGTGAAGCCAGCAGTTTCCATAGCAAAATCAGCGTCTTTAATTCTTGAGTTGGCTGCCGATAGGTTTTCAATCTGGACGCCGAGATTTCGTTCCGCTGAAGTAAGCCTATTTTGCACAGAGCCGATGGTGGAACGGTAAGACGCAACTTTTACCAAGGCCCGATCGAGCCTGGCCATTGATTGCTGGGCATCTTCTTTAGAATCGATCCTGGCACCATCTTCATTGGTGGCCGAGCCCAAATCAAGGCCTCGCTCTCCTTCAGTCCGCGCATCGATCTTACCGAAGTCAATTTTAATAATGTTTACTGGGTTGCGGGCATCGATATGGTCCGGTGGTTCGATATAGTCCTTGCCAACTTGCATCTCCAGCGGGGGGTAGTTGTGTTCTTGAAGTAGCTCTTGGTGAACCTCATCTCCTTGACCAATCAAAAGCCGTGTACCATTGAACTCTGTGGCCAAGACGATTCGATCCACTTCATCCTTCAAAGCCATGAATTCTTCATTCAGAAATGCACGCTCTTGATTACCAATGGTATCCGATGCCGACTGAACAGATAGCTCCTTAAGCCTGACAATGATGCTCGTAACCTCATCTAGGGTACCTTCCGCAACTTGAAGCATGGATACAGCATCGTTTGCATTACGTTTAGACTGGTACAAGGACCTGATATCAGCCCTCAAGTTCTCGGAAATCGCCATGCCAGCAACGTCATCGGCAGCCTTATTGATCCGTTTTCCTGACGCCAATTTTTGGGCGTGCTGCTCCAACGCTCGCCTCGACTGACCTAGATGCCGTTGAGCGGTTAAAGACTGAACGTTTGTTCGTATGCGTAAACCCATCCAATCACCTATAGTGGCCGGACCTGTATGGAAGTGGTATCCGCAGAATCCATCGCTGGCTTCACATGCCAAGCTGTCAAATCTAAGAAGTTCCGGGGCTGACTGCGCACAGATTCGTCGAGGCTGGAGGCAAAGGAACTAACTCACCGTAACACTTATTCCTTGGCATTATCTTCGTCGCGCCCTCGTCACTGTACCTTGGTACTATCTCCTTAGCTGCTCATTGATACCTTGCCAAATAATCATGCTATGGTGTGCAATGGCCCTTTATTTTTGGACTGCATATCTTAAGAATACAAAATTTTCGATTACTTGAGAAGTGAGCAGCCTCAAGGTGACACCATCATGAAGCTGAGGTTCTACCAGAAATGGAGTTCCCTCCTGGCCCACAATCTTAGGAGCTAGAGTTAAAACTAGTTCATCAACGAGCTTCTCGTTGTAGAACCAACGGTTGATAACCCCGCCTCCGAAGAGAAGAGTTCGCTGACAGCCATCAGCCTTTGCCTGCTGATAGGCAAATTGCGCTGGGTCCCCTTTGATCATACGGAGTTCGACCTCAGGGTCGTGGATAGGAATTTTTTTAGGGGATAACAAAACCCGCTTGATATCATGCTGCTGCCAGAACTGGTAGCTTTCTGGCATGGGACTTGTCGTAAAAATATACCAGGTTGGAGGCAAACCTTGACGCCCTGGATGGTGCAAACATTCGCCGTTAGCTCGAATTGATGAAGCCCCAACGATAATGGCATCAGCCTGGGAAATTTCCTGCCTAAGGTGGCTCTGATCAGCATCTGAAGAGAGGCCACCCTCTTGGCGAGCCATATCACCTTCGATCGACTGATTTCCAATGCGACCATCAATGCTGGCAGCCATAACATTCGTTAGGATCATATTTTCACCATAAAAAAAGAAAGCTCTTGGCTTTCTTTTTTTTCTGTTCTCGACCTTAGACTCTCAGACAGCACCTCAAGGTTAGCTGACTTTGGTCTCATCGATCAAGCCTGAGATCTCATCATCACTGACAGACCGAGCCGCAGCGATTTCAGATACGAGGCGGGCCTTAGCCTTCTCCATCATTTCCTTCTCGCCAAAAGATAGCTCTTTGCCATCAGTTTTATTCTTGAGATCTCGGTAAACCTCCGCAATCTCAAAAATCGAACCTGAATTGATCTTCTCGTTAAATTCTTTCTTGCGTCGATTCCAAACCATGGAGTATGACTTCGCCGGGCTTGAAATAATTTCGAATATCTTGTTTATCTCAAGTTCGGAAACGAGGCTACGAACGATTTGTTGCGAAGACTGCTTCGGAAAGCGAACCTTCAAACCCGTCGAAATTATTTTTAGAATGTAGTAGTCCTGCTGGTGTCCACCAAGCTCTAGGATTTCGGTGCCTTGGATCTCTCCTACACCGTGAGTCTTATGAACCACTTTGTGACCGCATTCAAATACCATTTTAGATCCTCTTTAGAAGTGATGGTGTACTGCGTAGTGTCACTGCTTATCTGGTGTGCCTGAACTGGTATGTCTAACAAGGTGCGTCAGCTATAACCACGCTATCGTGACCTAATAATACTGATTCTTCGATTTTTGTCAATTTTTTAAAAAAAAATTTAGGTATTATATAAAGATAGACTATATTTGAGTCCATTCTCAAGCCTGGATTCATATCAAAAAAACATGGGACATTTAAAGCAGGACTTGCATTGTGAATCAATTTTAGATAGTTTGCCTCCCTGCATTGGACACAAGATTATCCAACAGCAACGAAAATTGCACATAACAACCTGAAACTAAAGCATTATTTCAAATACCTGAGATCAGGAAAGGGTACAAATGGCTCTTGCAAAAGCTAAAACAGCTGAAATCATTGAGAAGTTTGCAACAAAATCAGGAGACACAGCATCTCCTCAAGTTCAAATCGCGCTTTTGACGCACAGACTTCACCAACTGAACGATCACTTCAAAACGCACAAGAAAGATCATCATTCGCGTCTTGGCCTTCTCAAGCTCGTAGGTCGTCGCAGAAGACTTCTTAAATATCTTAGAAACAAAGACAGCGATGCGTACAGGACTCTAATCGGTCAATTAGGTATTCGTAAATAATTATTGTCTCAGATAAAGCGTCTTTATCTCTAGCCGGTATCTTGATACTGTTGGCAAGTGTAAAGGCGTTTTTCTAATTAGGGCAGGATGGCCAGCTTAGACGGAGTAAGTATGTCGGTAGTTAAAGAAGTCGTTGTCGGTGACAAGACCATTAAGTTTGAGTTTAATAAATTTGCCAAACAAGCCAACGGTTCGGTTATGGTCAGCTGCGGCGATACCCAGGTTCTCGTTACGGTTTGCGCCGCTGATGAGGCCAGAGACGGGCAAGACTTCTTCCCGCTAAGTGTGGATTACATCGAGAAGTTTTATGCGGTTGGCCGCATTCCAGGTGGCTTCATCAAGCGTGAAACCAAGCCCAGCGAACTCGAAACACTCACTTCCAGAGTGATCGATCGCCCGCTGCGACCCAGTTTTCCGAAAGAGTATATGGCGGAAACACAGGTCATCTGTACTGTAATGTCAGCTGACCTTGAGAATCACCCTGCAACACTTGCTCTGATGGGCGCAAGTACTGCTTTGATGATCAGCGACATCCCGTTCAACGGCCCGGTAGCATCGCTCCGCGTTGGTAAAAAAGACGGACAGTTAGTTCTCGATCCTGTCTTTGGAGACGAGGGCGAGATCGATCTCAACATTGCGGCGAATCCTGATGCCGTTCTGATGGTGGAGGCGGCAGCCCAGTTCCAGTCAGAAGAAGCTATGCTCGAAGCCATCAACTTTGCACACGAGAGCATGAAGCCGATTTTCGATATGCAAATCGAAGTACAAAAAGAGATCGGCAAACCGAAGCGAGAGGTGATTCCTGCTGAATCGGACGACAGCATCTACCAGGAAGTTTCTGGTTTTAAAGATAACTTGCTAGAAGCTCTTGCTGTGAAAGAAAAGCAAGCCCGAGGTCGCGCACTTAAGGACTTGAAGAAGAAGCTCAAGGCTGATCTTAATTCCGATGGTGAAGACGGTCGTGATAGCGCTATTTCAGCAGCTTTCGACAAGTTGCTTTACAATACTACACGGTCCATGATTTTGGATGATAAGCGCCGCATCGATGGCCGTTCATTCACTGACATCCGACCAATCGCCTGCGAAACCAGGCTTATCAAACGATCTCATGGATCGGCTCTGTTTACACGAGGCGAAACCCAAGCCCTCGGCGTGGTAACTTTAGGTTCTGGGGAAGACGAGCAACGTCTCGATACCATTCTACAGCCAGACGCATCCAAGCGCTTCCTGCTGCACTACAACTTTCCACCGTACTCCGTTGGCGAAGCCCGCTTCCTAAAGGCGCCAGGAAGACGTGAGATTGGCCACGGCACTCTTGCTGAGAAAGCTCTCACTCCTGTACTACCCAAGAAAGAAGACTTTAATTACACGGTACGATTGGTGTCTGAAGTTTTAGAGTCAAACGGTTCGTCCTCAATGGCAACTGTCTGTGCAGGAACCATGGCGATGCTTGATGCGGGTGTTCCTCTCAAGGCTCCAGTAGCGGGAATTGCAATGGGGCTTGTGAAAGAAGGCGACAAGTACGCTGTCCTATCAGATATTCTTGGTGACGAAGACCACCTCGGTGATATGGACTTTAAAGTTACAGGCACCAAGGATGGAATTACAGCTCTCCAAATGGACATCAAGATCGATGGCCTATCGAAGGAAATCCTTCAAGAAGCACTCGAACAAGCAAAGCAGGGTCGCCAGCATATCCTCGACAAATTGGTTACAGCAATCTCCACTCCTGGTGAGTTGAGTGAGCATGCACCACGCATCTTCCAAGTAAAGATCAAAGAGGACAAGATTCGCGATCTGATCGGCCCAGGTGGTAAAACGATCAAGCGTGTGATCAGCGAAACTGGAGTTAAGATCGACATTGACGACTCT
This region of Pseudobacteriovorax antillogorgiicola genomic DNA includes:
- a CDS encoding flagellin, encoding MGLRIRTNVQSLTAQRHLGQSRRALEQHAQKLASGKRINKAADDVAGMAISENLRADIRSLYQSKRNANDAVSMLQVAEGTLDEVTSIIVRLKELSVQSASDTIGNQERAFLNEEFMALKDEVDRIVLATEFNGTRLLIGQGDEVHQELLQEHNYPPLEMQVGKDYIEPPDHIDARNPVNIIKIDFGKIDARTEGERGLDLGSATNEDGARIDSKEDAQQSMARLDRALVKVASYRSTIGSVQNRLTSAERNLGVQIENLSAANSRIKDADFAMETAGFTKANILLQAGTAVLTQANQFPNAALELVRSL
- a CDS encoding CarD family transcriptional regulator encodes the protein MVFECGHKVVHKTHGVGEIQGTEILELGGHQQDYYILKIISTGLKVRFPKQSSQQIVRSLVSELEINKIFEIISSPAKSYSMVWNRRKKEFNEKINSGSIFEIAEVYRDLKNKTDGKELSFGEKEMMEKAKARLVSEIAAARSVSDDEISGLIDETKVS
- a CDS encoding flagellar hook-basal body protein; the protein is MLKNIYTPLAGAIAQERALETLSNNLANVNTVGFKGDNVTFTLQDPEPFKNYPTPLPPANFKVDLNKVGPLKGNDLSYVGIAGIETDFTQGPAINTHNKLDLMIEGQGMFSVQTNEGIRFQRAGDLTLNQEGALASKAGDPILGEKGVVYLRSNQFHVNRLGEVYQDGEFIDRIQIYQFKSPEALERVGNNYYFYGGPADDVSQSETATLKQGFLEGSNVNPIKNLTALIVSHRSYEAYQKAVSNYDQMMDKTSNSLGEVRA
- the flgG gene encoding flagellar basal-body rod protein FlgG, with amino-acid sequence MMRSLFTAATGMESQQITIDTISNNLANVNTTAFKRSRANFHDLLYQTLRAPGQSSTAGTVVPSGIQIGAGSKVSSVEKMFNEGAIRITNKPTDLMIEGEGFFRIQKDDGSIAYTRDGSFRIDNTGRIVTSDGFPLVPVITVPERVPHNKIHIGMDGNVSARIADQTEELGQILLANFVNPTGLDAQGRNLFGATPASGAPIVAEPNTQGFGRIGQGELEGSNVNIVEEMVNMISGQRAYEINSKVIQTGDQMLQQTNNIR
- a CDS encoding RibD family protein, with protein sequence MILTNVMAASIDGRIGNQSIEGDMARQEGGLSSDADQSHLRQEISQADAIIVGASSIRANGECLHHPGRQGLPPTWYIFTTSPMPESYQFWQQHDIKRVLLSPKKIPIHDPEVELRMIKGDPAQFAYQQAKADGCQRTLLFGGGVINRWFYNEKLVDELVLTLAPKIVGQEGTPFLVEPQLHDGVTLRLLTSQVIENFVFLRYAVQK
- a CDS encoding beta-ketoacyl-[acyl-carrier-protein] synthase family protein, with the translated sequence MDVFIRGRGLISPGGLNLSNHMHALLEGQDLLRESLRDGLGLLPTLAEERLLQMRRDHRQVRHMDTTAVLALLCCQEAAEEAAGLDASSAVVLGSSRGPTESWESAIDEFRQGHQVPAYTSPITTPNSIPSCIAKWFGLDGLHFYTSAACSTSLHAIGLAYALIKSGQVPEAVCGGVEYATTPFTKEILSRARVLAKSTECPYPHRPMSEDRSGMVLSSGAACLVLTASPQRAIAKISGYGAATDHASLAGVSENATGLQKAMTRALVSANLSIEDIDFIAGHGASTKKGDAAEMNAIRHVFGNRPPAITFHKWLTGHMLGASAGSSVVLASEHLHHGELPRLPYLKSSLPLQADFRHALVLSLGFGGNAGALVISRLEP
- the flgA gene encoding flagellar basal body P-ring formation chaperone FlgA; protein product: MNFAKLAVILLGMPVICYGQNIADLYEAKPVSVVYENTAPQVRVPINIQLKAVTEVNSDYIYLGDVAGCRGYQQLCQDAASILITSSPKPGFHQTIDWATIRSALESEFPDQLIMLQGGQDHVKVQAAFQDLKNEDLQGSLEAQINQKLESLNVRATVQSLRYRNDIKLRPGFIAWDFQGIEEIPKAVQSGELYRQLSKQLLALATISKDGQTSRQSIRVMPRFEFQQLVPVASRPLVPGMVLKETDFEFQWVPTGRHVIKDLEGLLGKRVRRAVSQGETMRAQFVEIPYLVRRGQLVDVLMNQGTLAVRTKGKALKSGRKGDLINIRLAHSKKTVEGRVSQGRTVEVMQ
- the pnp gene encoding polyribonucleotide nucleotidyltransferase, coding for MSVVKEVVVGDKTIKFEFNKFAKQANGSVMVSCGDTQVLVTVCAADEARDGQDFFPLSVDYIEKFYAVGRIPGGFIKRETKPSELETLTSRVIDRPLRPSFPKEYMAETQVICTVMSADLENHPATLALMGASTALMISDIPFNGPVASLRVGKKDGQLVLDPVFGDEGEIDLNIAANPDAVLMVEAAAQFQSEEAMLEAINFAHESMKPIFDMQIEVQKEIGKPKREVIPAESDDSIYQEVSGFKDNLLEALAVKEKQARGRALKDLKKKLKADLNSDGEDGRDSAISAAFDKLLYNTTRSMILDDKRRIDGRSFTDIRPIACETRLIKRSHGSALFTRGETQALGVVTLGSGEDEQRLDTILQPDASKRFLLHYNFPPYSVGEARFLKAPGRREIGHGTLAEKALTPVLPKKEDFNYTVRLVSEVLESNGSSSMATVCAGTMAMLDAGVPLKAPVAGIAMGLVKEGDKYAVLSDILGDEDHLGDMDFKVTGTKDGITALQMDIKIDGLSKEILQEALEQAKQGRQHILDKLVTAISTPGELSEHAPRIFQVKIKEDKIRDLIGPGGKTIKRVISETGVKIDIDDSGLVNIIAPTSESAENAKQYIRTLTSDPEVGAIYMGTVKKVVDFGAFVEIRPGLEGLLHISQLDTKRVQKVEDVVKEKEQVLVKIIDVDRQGKIKLSRKEALGQKPTA
- the rpsO gene encoding 30S ribosomal protein S15 → MALAKAKTAEIIEKFATKSGDTASPQVQIALLTHRLHQLNDHFKTHKKDHHSRLGLLKLVGRRRRLLKYLRNKDSDAYRTLIGQLGIRK